In Proteiniborus sp. DW1, the genomic stretch TGTCAATAGTTTTGCAGGCTCTTTGGGCTCTTTGTTAATAGTAATGGGGGGGGTATTTAAAGGGGCCCTAGGCACTATTATGACAATAGATTGAAGTTCTTGTACTTAAGTTCTAAAGATATTATACTATAATTATATAGGAATAAGATTTAGTCAACATATATATGCGAATAAAAAGTAACAGATATTTTGAATTAAAGAAATTTAATGACTAATGGTATAGGATACTTACATCTTTATAGCAAAAAAATAAAATGAAAGGAAATAATGATGATTTATATTGTAGAGGATGATAAGAATATACGCGAATTAGAGTGCTACGCATTGGAAAGTAGTGGTTATTCAGTTAAATCCTTTGAGACCAGCTCAGATTTTTATGCAGCATGTATTGAACAATTACCAGATTTAGTTTTGTTGGATATTATGCTGCCTGATGAAGATGGGCTAGATATTCTAAGAAATCTACGAAATCAAGAAAAAACAAAAGATCTTCCAATAATTATGATAACAGCTAAGAGCACTGAATTAGATAAAGTAAAGGGGTTAGATTCAGGAGCTGATGACTATATAACTAAGCCTTTTGGTATTATGGAATTGATTTCTCGAGTTAAAGCTCTATTAAGAAGAACTAATCAAGCAAATAATTCAAATATATTTAGCTTTGGAAATATAACACTTGATGCTGAAAGACATAGGGTGACAGTAGAAGGTGAAAGGTGTGAATTAACATTTAAAGAATTTGAACTACTGAAGTATTTGTTGCAAAATCAGGGGATAGTCTTGTCAAGAGAAAGAATAATGGAACAAGTATGGGGCTTTGACTTTCAGGGAGAAAGCAGAACAGTTGATATGCACATAAAAACATTACGTCAAAAGCTTGGTTTAAGCGGAAAACTTATTAAAACTGTCCGAAATGTTGGATATAAAATAGGGGACTGATATGAGAAAGAGAATTAAACTTAATTTGTACCTTGTAGGTGGAATATCTATTTTGCTTACTGCTATACTTACTATGCTAGTATATTATGGTCTCATTAAGCAACAAACTCAAAAGGAGTTAAGGAATTATGGACAATTATTAGAGCAAAATTATATACTTGATAAACAAAATATTATTCCTGAATTAGAAATAAGAGTTACATTTATTGAACCTGCGGGTAAAGTTATATATGACACCAGTACGGATGCCAGTAAAATGGATAACCACAAAAATCGTCCTGAAATAATGGATGCTCAGAAAAAAGGTGTAGGTGAAGCAATTCGTTATTCAAACACTTTAGCTGACGATACAATTTACTATGCTATTTTATTAGAAGATGGCAATATCTTACGTATTTC encodes the following:
- a CDS encoding response regulator transcription factor encodes the protein MIYIVEDDKNIRELECYALESSGYSVKSFETSSDFYAACIEQLPDLVLLDIMLPDEDGLDILRNLRNQEKTKDLPIIMITAKSTELDKVKGLDSGADDYITKPFGIMELISRVKALLRRTNQANNSNIFSFGNITLDAERHRVTVEGERCELTFKEFELLKYLLQNQGIVLSRERIMEQVWGFDFQGESRTVDMHIKTLRQKLGLSGKLIKTVRNVGYKIGD